In Bombus huntii isolate Logan2020A chromosome 3, iyBomHunt1.1, whole genome shotgun sequence, a single genomic region encodes these proteins:
- the LOC126863946 gene encoding cysteine protease ATG4D isoform X2, producing MCILQQISFRFDFFEGWTIKVVKPNFSKESPVCLLGKIYRKKPEEFLEKASEAEKTLDTGSEISLAMDAISFEDGIEEFKKDFTSRLWLTYRREFPILNGSTFTTDCGWGCMLRSGQMMLAQALVCHFLGREWRWQVDQPLKTEQQKLDEHNHRLIIKSFGDLPDSTSPFSIHTLVSLGALWGKRAGDWYGPSSVAHLLSQAVEQAAERHPVFSNLAVYVAQDCAVYLQDVENVCQMPDGKWKSLILFVPLRLGADKLNPVYASCLTHLLTLNTCIGVIGGRPRHSLYFIGFQEDKLINLDPHYCQETVDVLKDNFPLTSFHCTSPRKMLISKMDPSCCVGFYFHNKMQFTNFMEIAPSYLVPEDEKVDYPMFLFCEGSGKDLQQKIEIAENIIPTTASFTGSGTYDDDLDECEEFELVQ from the exons ATGTGCATATTgcaacaaatctcatttagaTTTGATTTCTTTGAAGGCTGGACCATCAAAGTAGTTAAACCAAATTTCTCAAAAGAATCTCCAGTATGCTTACTTGGAAAAATTTATCGCAAAAAGCCAGAagaatttttggaaaaggCTTCCGAAGCTGAAAAGACTTTAGACACTGGAAGTGAAATATCTTTAGCTATGGATGCTATTAGTTTTGAAGATGGCATAGAGGAATTTAAGAAGGATTTCACCTCGCGTCTTTGGTTAACATATAGAAGGGAATTTCCTATATTGAATGGTTCTACATTTACCACTGACTGTGGTTGGGGATGTATGCTACGTAGTGGTCAAATGATGTTGGCACAGGCATTGGTCTGCCATTTTCTTGGAAGAG AATGGCGATGGCAGGTAGACCAACCACTAAAAACAGAACAACAAAAATTGGATGAACATAATCACAGGTTAATAATTAAATCGTTTGGAGATCTACCAGACAGCACATCTCCATTTTCCATACATACACTTGTTTCTTTGGGTGCCCTGTGGGGAAAACGTGCAGGAGATTGGTATGGGCCTTCCTCTGTAGCTCATCTTTTAAGCCAAGCAGTAGAACAAGCAGCAGAACGACATCCAGTATTTAGTAACTTGGCTGTTTATGTTGCTCAAGATTGTGCAG TTTATCTGCAAGATGTAGAAAATGTATGCCAAATGCCGGATGGCAAGTGGAAATCTCTTATACTTTTTGTACCTTTAAGGCTTGGTGCTGACAAATTGAATCCTGTTTATGCATCTTGCCTAACACATTTACTTACGCTAAATACCTGTATTGGAGTTATCGGTGGCCGACCTCGCCATTCGCTTTATTTTATTGGTTTCCAGgaagataaattaattaatctagATCCACATTATTGTCAAGAAACTGTTGATGTATTAAAAGATAATTTTCCTTTGACGAGTTTTCATTGTACTTCACCgagaaaaatgttaatatCAAAAATGGATCCTAGTTGTTGTGTtggattttattttcataataaaatgCAATTTACAAACTTTATGGAGATTGCTCCCTCT TACTTGGTGCCGGAAGATGAGAAAGTCGACTATCCGATGTTTTTATTTTGCGAAGGGAGTGGGAAAGATCTCCaacaaaaaattgaaattgcagAAAACATAATTCCCACTACTGCCTCATTTACAGGTAGTGGGACGTATGATGATGATCTTGACGAGTGCGAAGAATTTGAACTAGTACAGTGA
- the LOC126863946 gene encoding cysteine protease ATG4D isoform X1: protein MLSKIYLLGMNGQVQSSRERLGGFTNSTIGLFSGIIATDRVPNIQLAATTNNELPMDDSNVSTEVDSKVKTKLLSMWNNVKYGWTIKVVKPNFSKESPVCLLGKIYRKKPEEFLEKASEAEKTLDTGSEISLAMDAISFEDGIEEFKKDFTSRLWLTYRREFPILNGSTFTTDCGWGCMLRSGQMMLAQALVCHFLGREWRWQVDQPLKTEQQKLDEHNHRLIIKSFGDLPDSTSPFSIHTLVSLGALWGKRAGDWYGPSSVAHLLSQAVEQAAERHPVFSNLAVYVAQDCAVYLQDVENVCQMPDGKWKSLILFVPLRLGADKLNPVYASCLTHLLTLNTCIGVIGGRPRHSLYFIGFQEDKLINLDPHYCQETVDVLKDNFPLTSFHCTSPRKMLISKMDPSCCVGFYFHNKMQFTNFMEIAPSYLVPEDEKVDYPMFLFCEGSGKDLQQKIEIAENIIPTTASFTGSGTYDDDLDECEEFELVQ, encoded by the exons ATGCTTTCTAAAATTTACTTGTTGGGCATGAATGGACAGGTGCAATCCTCCAGGGAAAGGTTAG GAGGTTTTACTAACAGTACAATAGGGCTGTTCTCTGGGATTATTGCCACTGACCGTGTTCCAAACATACAACTAGCAGCTACTACAAACAATGAACTACCTATGGATGATTCCAATGTTAGTACAGAAGTTGATAGCAAAGtcaaaacaaaattattatccATGTGGAATAATGTTAAATATG GCTGGACCATCAAAGTAGTTAAACCAAATTTCTCAAAAGAATCTCCAGTATGCTTACTTGGAAAAATTTATCGCAAAAAGCCAGAagaatttttggaaaaggCTTCCGAAGCTGAAAAGACTTTAGACACTGGAAGTGAAATATCTTTAGCTATGGATGCTATTAGTTTTGAAGATGGCATAGAGGAATTTAAGAAGGATTTCACCTCGCGTCTTTGGTTAACATATAGAAGGGAATTTCCTATATTGAATGGTTCTACATTTACCACTGACTGTGGTTGGGGATGTATGCTACGTAGTGGTCAAATGATGTTGGCACAGGCATTGGTCTGCCATTTTCTTGGAAGAG AATGGCGATGGCAGGTAGACCAACCACTAAAAACAGAACAACAAAAATTGGATGAACATAATCACAGGTTAATAATTAAATCGTTTGGAGATCTACCAGACAGCACATCTCCATTTTCCATACATACACTTGTTTCTTTGGGTGCCCTGTGGGGAAAACGTGCAGGAGATTGGTATGGGCCTTCCTCTGTAGCTCATCTTTTAAGCCAAGCAGTAGAACAAGCAGCAGAACGACATCCAGTATTTAGTAACTTGGCTGTTTATGTTGCTCAAGATTGTGCAG TTTATCTGCAAGATGTAGAAAATGTATGCCAAATGCCGGATGGCAAGTGGAAATCTCTTATACTTTTTGTACCTTTAAGGCTTGGTGCTGACAAATTGAATCCTGTTTATGCATCTTGCCTAACACATTTACTTACGCTAAATACCTGTATTGGAGTTATCGGTGGCCGACCTCGCCATTCGCTTTATTTTATTGGTTTCCAGgaagataaattaattaatctagATCCACATTATTGTCAAGAAACTGTTGATGTATTAAAAGATAATTTTCCTTTGACGAGTTTTCATTGTACTTCACCgagaaaaatgttaatatCAAAAATGGATCCTAGTTGTTGTGTtggattttattttcataataaaatgCAATTTACAAACTTTATGGAGATTGCTCCCTCT TACTTGGTGCCGGAAGATGAGAAAGTCGACTATCCGATGTTTTTATTTTGCGAAGGGAGTGGGAAAGATCTCCaacaaaaaattgaaattgcagAAAACATAATTCCCACTACTGCCTCATTTACAGGTAGTGGGACGTATGATGATGATCTTGACGAGTGCGAAGAATTTGAACTAGTACAGTGA